The Hymenobacter sp. GOD-10R genome includes a window with the following:
- the polA gene encoding DNA polymerase I, translated as MTDTAQPAKKLFLLDAFALIYRAHFAFSKNPRVNSKGMNTGAVLGFTNTLVEVLQKEKPTHIGVAFDAQKKTFRHDSFAEYKAQRQAMPEDIGTAIPYIKRIIEAFHIPILLVDGFEADDVIGTLAQRAEAQGFDVFMMTPDKDYCQLVTDKIKIYRPAFMGNAAEVLDKEHVLQRFEIERVEQVIDILGLQGDAVDNIPGIPGIGEKTAKTLIQKYGSVENLIANVDELKGKQQENVRNFAEQGLLSKELATIHVNVPIEFHEENLTLSKPDEEMLRSLFDELEFRQLAARVLSGGAAATPAAPVGRGARRPNAPSQGSLFDAPDAVAIASENGETGHEGAPAGPRRTLADVPHHYHLVDTPALRKSLLDYLLQQKEVSFDTETTGLDTMTSRLVGLSFCWLPGEAYYVPVPQDDQEAAQALVDEFRPFLEKEGIVKVGQNIKYDLTILKHYNVRVAGPLFDTMLAHYLLEPDMRHNMDVLAETYLHYTPVSIIELIGPKGKNQKTMADIPPAEVSDYACEDADVTLQLKHVFEPRLQELGLLKLLNEVENPLVPVLADVEYEGVRIDSGAMGEYSAELQGYITELEQQIFTAAGQEFNIGSPKQLGEVLFDKLGLGGGKIKKTKTGQYATGEEVLSVLAADNPIAGLILEHRQLTKLRSTYVEALPQLVCALDGRVHTSFNQAVTATGRLSSTNPNLQNIPIRTEKGREIRKAFVPRDADHVLIAADYSQIELRIMADFSKDATMIEAFRQGIDIHSSTASKVFHVPLDQVDSEMRRKAKTVNFGIIYGISAFGLAQRLGISRKEATEVIEAYFQEFSAVKKFMDESINRARELEYAETLLGRRRYLRDINSRNATLRGFTERNAINAPIQGTAADIIKIAMIRIHDWLEKEKLGTKMILQVHDELVFDAPKEEVDLVIPRIRELMINALPLSVPMEVEAGTGTNWLQAH; from the coding sequence ATGACTGATACCGCCCAACCCGCTAAAAAGCTCTTCCTCCTCGACGCCTTCGCCCTGATCTACCGCGCCCACTTTGCGTTCAGCAAGAATCCGCGCGTCAACTCCAAGGGCATGAACACCGGCGCCGTACTCGGCTTCACCAACACGCTGGTGGAAGTGCTACAAAAGGAAAAGCCTACCCACATTGGGGTAGCTTTCGACGCCCAAAAGAAGACTTTCCGCCATGATTCCTTTGCTGAGTACAAGGCCCAGCGCCAGGCCATGCCCGAAGATATTGGCACGGCCATTCCATATATCAAGCGCATCATTGAGGCATTCCACATCCCGATTCTGCTCGTGGATGGCTTCGAAGCCGACGACGTGATTGGCACCCTAGCCCAGCGCGCCGAGGCGCAAGGCTTCGACGTGTTCATGATGACGCCCGACAAGGACTATTGCCAGCTCGTGACGGACAAGATCAAAATCTACCGGCCGGCGTTCATGGGCAATGCGGCGGAAGTGCTCGACAAAGAGCACGTGCTACAACGCTTTGAAATCGAGCGTGTCGAGCAGGTGATTGACATCCTAGGTCTTCAAGGCGACGCCGTGGATAACATTCCCGGCATTCCGGGCATTGGCGAGAAAACAGCCAAGACGCTGATCCAGAAGTATGGCTCCGTGGAAAACCTGATTGCCAACGTGGACGAACTGAAGGGCAAGCAACAGGAAAACGTGCGCAACTTTGCTGAGCAAGGTTTGTTGAGCAAGGAGCTAGCAACCATCCACGTGAACGTCCCGATCGAGTTTCACGAGGAAAACCTTACCCTGAGCAAGCCAGACGAGGAGATGCTGCGGTCGTTGTTCGACGAGCTAGAGTTTCGGCAGCTCGCGGCGCGCGTACTCAGCGGCGGCGCGGCGGCCACGCCCGCTGCCCCGGTTGGGCGCGGTGCCCGGCGGCCTAACGCTCCTTCCCAAGGCTCCTTGTTTGATGCACCCGATGCGGTGGCTATTGCATCGGAGAACGGCGAGACGGGCCACGAAGGCGCCCCGGCTGGTCCGCGCCGCACGCTGGCCGATGTGCCGCACCACTACCATTTGGTAGACACGCCAGCCCTGCGCAAGTCGCTGCTCGACTACTTACTCCAGCAGAAAGAAGTTAGCTTCGATACCGAAACTACTGGACTTGATACCATGACTTCACGGCTCGTGGGGCTGAGCTTCTGCTGGTTACCTGGCGAAGCCTATTACGTGCCTGTACCCCAAGATGACCAGGAAGCCGCTCAGGCGCTGGTAGATGAGTTCCGGCCGTTTCTGGAAAAAGAAGGCATTGTGAAGGTGGGCCAGAACATCAAATACGACCTCACCATTCTGAAGCACTACAACGTGCGCGTGGCCGGCCCTCTGTTTGACACCATGCTGGCTCACTACCTACTGGAGCCCGACATGCGCCATAATATGGACGTGTTAGCCGAAACATACTTGCACTACACTCCGGTTTCCATTATAGAGCTGATTGGCCCCAAGGGCAAAAACCAAAAGACCATGGCCGACATTCCGCCGGCCGAGGTTTCTGATTACGCCTGCGAAGACGCCGACGTAACCTTGCAGCTCAAACATGTATTCGAGCCTAGGTTGCAAGAGCTAGGGTTGCTGAAGCTCCTGAACGAAGTGGAGAACCCCTTGGTGCCCGTGCTAGCCGACGTGGAGTACGAAGGTGTGCGCATCGACTCAGGTGCGATGGGCGAGTACTCGGCGGAGCTGCAAGGCTATATCACGGAACTGGAGCAGCAGATCTTTACGGCAGCGGGGCAAGAGTTCAATATTGGCTCCCCCAAGCAGTTGGGCGAGGTGCTGTTTGATAAATTGGGCCTAGGTGGCGGCAAAATCAAGAAAACTAAAACCGGGCAGTACGCTACCGGCGAGGAGGTACTGAGTGTGCTAGCCGCCGACAACCCAATTGCGGGGCTCATCTTGGAGCACCGCCAGCTTACCAAGCTGCGTAGCACTTACGTGGAGGCATTGCCCCAACTGGTGTGTGCCTTAGATGGGCGCGTGCATACGTCGTTCAACCAAGCCGTGACGGCCACGGGCCGCTTGAGCAGCACCAACCCGAACCTGCAGAACATCCCGATTCGGACGGAGAAGGGCCGCGAAATCCGCAAAGCCTTCGTGCCGCGTGACGCCGACCACGTGCTTATCGCCGCCGACTACTCGCAGATTGAGTTGCGCATCATGGCTGACTTCTCCAAGGATGCGACCATGATCGAAGCCTTCCGCCAAGGCATCGATATTCACAGCAGCACCGCCAGCAAAGTCTTCCACGTGCCGCTGGATCAGGTGGATAGCGAGATGCGTCGTAAGGCGAAGACGGTCAACTTTGGTATCATCTACGGTATCTCAGCGTTTGGCTTGGCCCAACGCCTAGGCATTTCGCGGAAAGAAGCCACCGAAGTGATTGAGGCGTATTTTCAGGAGTTCTCGGCCGTGAAGAAGTTCATGGATGAGAGCATCAACCGCGCCCGTGAGCTGGAGTACGCCGAAACGCTGCTAGGTCGGCGCCGCTACCTACGTGATATCAACTCGCGCAACGCCACGCTGCGGGGCTTCACGGAGCGCAACGCCATCAACGCGCCCATTCAAGGCACCGCCGCCGACATCATCAAGATTGCCATGATCCGCATCCACGATTGGCTGGAAAAGGAAAAGCTAGGTACCAAGATGATTCTGCAAGTGCACGACGAATTGGTGTTCGACGCGCCCAAAGAAGAAGTGGACCTGGTCATTCCGCGCATCCGTGAGCTGATGATCAATGCCTTGCCACTCAGCGTACCGATGGAAGTGGAAGCTGGTACCGGCACCAACTGGTTGCAGGCGCACTAA
- a CDS encoding YpdA family putative bacillithiol disulfide reductase produces the protein MTTDSSFDVVVIGAGPVGLACALEVQRRGLTAVVIDKGALVNSIIGYPTNMEFFSTPELLEIGDHPFPTAHYKPLREDGIDYYHRVARAENLNLRLYERVTSLEGDLGRYEVVTEKGRISCRYVVVATGFYDVPNYLHVPGEELPHVTHYYKEPYAHSHQDVVVIGAKNSSAKAALQLLRTGARVTMIIRGEEISQSVKYWIRPDLLNRIKEGRIKAYFNTTIERITPETVEVRTPEGPLSVPATYVYALTGYHPDFSFLAALGITCQTDLAQTPTHDAETLETNRAGVYLAGTVCGGLNTSRWFIENGRYHAQVIAAHIAGQPAPALPEVLQPVQLTVEAPVAHS, from the coding sequence ATGACGACAGATTCTTCTTTTGACGTGGTAGTGATTGGCGCCGGCCCAGTTGGGCTAGCCTGCGCCTTGGAGGTACAGCGGCGCGGCCTCACGGCTGTGGTTATTGACAAAGGGGCCCTGGTGAATTCTATTATCGGTTACCCAACCAACATGGAATTCTTCTCCACCCCCGAGCTGCTCGAAATCGGCGACCATCCCTTCCCAACGGCTCACTACAAGCCACTGCGCGAAGACGGCATCGATTATTACCACCGCGTAGCGCGCGCCGAAAATCTCAACTTACGCCTCTACGAGCGGGTAACGAGTCTGGAAGGCGACCTAGGTCGCTACGAAGTGGTCACAGAGAAAGGCAGGATCAGCTGTCGCTACGTTGTTGTAGCTACCGGTTTTTATGACGTACCTAACTACCTGCACGTGCCCGGCGAGGAGCTGCCGCACGTTACGCACTACTACAAAGAGCCGTACGCCCACTCCCACCAAGATGTCGTTGTCATCGGGGCCAAAAACTCGTCGGCGAAAGCGGCCCTACAACTCCTGCGCACCGGCGCACGCGTGACGATGATTATTCGCGGCGAAGAAATCAGCCAATCGGTGAAGTACTGGATTCGCCCCGATTTGCTTAACCGCATCAAGGAAGGTCGTATTAAAGCGTATTTCAACACAACCATTGAGCGCATTACGCCTGAGACAGTTGAAGTGCGCACGCCAGAAGGTCCGCTTTCCGTGCCAGCCACCTATGTGTACGCCCTTACTGGCTACCACCCTGATTTCTCCTTCCTAGCGGCCCTAGGTATCACTTGCCAGACCGACCTAGCTCAGACTCCCACGCACGACGCTGAAACGCTGGAAACCAACCGCGCTGGTGTGTACCTAGCCGGCACCGTCTGCGGTGGCCTGAACACCAGCCGCTGGTTTATCGAGAATGGGCGCTACCACGCGCAAGTTATTGCTGCTCACATTGCTGGCCAACCAGCGCCTGCTTTACCGGAGGTACTGCAACCCGTGCAACTGACGGTAGAAGCGCCTGTTGCGCACTCTTAA
- a CDS encoding SGNH/GDSL hydrolase family protein, translating to MNTLLNRSSAALGLLGLVLTGCQPDLDAPKADKGTADFSNYVAIGNSLTAGYQSGGLFNQGIQNSYPSILAKQFEKANGGAFVQPLFADNQKDGSGYLNFQGFTATGSPILLSPGQAGNTRTYQLAYTGQTLISGERQLTAYTGAQPNNLGIPGISVLSSVSALTGGMAPYGLLNPYLNRLLSATERPTVDYLTYIGRATPSFFTCWLGSNDVLTYATAGGVASPTNPFSGLTDTTRFGQGYRTIVRTITKNGTVKGVIANIPSVTDVPYFTAVPVATAIASIKGNTALPNAAQASLYIRTGAGTVREATSSDLLTLTASSVIGTTTTGVPLPVGVGYSATQSNPLPSQYVLDADELAAVGTRTAELNKIIAKTARQYNVPLFDVNAFFTTIAKNGIAINATANSTSFISGNLFSLDGIHLTSRGYAVIANEYIRVINENYKSSIPFVNPDEYQAVLFP from the coding sequence ATGAATACGTTACTCAACAGAAGCTCGGCGGCGCTTGGATTGCTCGGGCTGGTACTAACTGGCTGCCAACCCGATCTTGATGCCCCTAAGGCGGATAAAGGCACGGCGGATTTTTCCAACTACGTAGCCATTGGCAACTCCCTTACCGCTGGCTATCAGAGCGGCGGCCTTTTCAACCAAGGAATTCAGAACTCTTACCCAAGCATTCTGGCCAAGCAGTTTGAAAAAGCCAATGGCGGGGCTTTCGTGCAGCCGCTGTTTGCTGACAACCAGAAAGATGGCTCGGGTTACCTGAATTTCCAAGGCTTCACCGCTACCGGCTCGCCTATTCTGCTATCGCCGGGACAGGCGGGTAACACCCGCACCTACCAGCTGGCCTACACGGGACAGACGCTAATAAGTGGCGAACGGCAGCTGACGGCCTACACTGGCGCGCAACCGAACAACCTAGGTATTCCGGGCATCTCGGTGCTGTCGAGTGTGTCGGCGCTTACGGGCGGCATGGCCCCCTACGGTTTGCTGAACCCCTACCTGAACCGCTTGCTGTCTGCCACCGAGCGGCCGACCGTCGACTACCTCACGTACATCGGGCGGGCCACCCCTAGCTTCTTTACGTGCTGGTTGGGCAGCAACGACGTGCTGACGTACGCTACCGCCGGGGGCGTGGCGTCGCCGACCAACCCATTCAGCGGCCTCACCGACACGACACGCTTCGGTCAAGGCTACCGCACCATCGTGCGCACCATCACGAAAAATGGCACCGTGAAAGGCGTCATTGCCAACATTCCGAGCGTGACGGATGTGCCGTATTTCACCGCTGTGCCCGTCGCAACCGCTATTGCTAGCATCAAAGGCAACACAGCGCTGCCCAACGCAGCGCAGGCTAGCCTCTACATTCGGACGGGCGCCGGCACAGTGCGCGAGGCCACGTCCAGCGACTTACTAACGCTAACTGCTTCTTCGGTTATTGGTACCACCACGACAGGAGTTCCGCTGCCGGTGGGTGTAGGCTATTCCGCTACTCAGTCCAACCCGCTACCGAGCCAGTACGTGCTCGATGCCGACGAGCTGGCTGCTGTAGGTACCCGCACCGCGGAGCTAAACAAGATAATTGCGAAAACTGCCCGCCAGTACAACGTGCCGCTGTTTGATGTAAACGCGTTCTTCACCACCATCGCCAAGAATGGTATTGCCATCAACGCCACGGCGAACAGCACGAGCTTCATTTCCGGCAATCTGTTTTCCTTGGATGGAATCCACCTCACCTCACGGGGCTACGCTGTAATTGCCAATGAGTACATCCGGGTAATCAATGAGAATTATAAGTCATCAATTCCATTTGTTAATCCGGACGAATACCAGGCGGTGTTGTTCCCGTAA
- a CDS encoding OmpP1/FadL family transporter — protein MNLKHLLLAGSALLTSTAASAGGFQVTLAGQKNNGMGGVGVGLSLDQAAMFYNPGALARVRERGVQVGVNATMARSAFRAEYGGTQRELRNSTVTPFNLYASFGPAEGKFRAGIAVYTPFGSKLQYADGWEGRYSLTDITLESVFIQPTASYAITDKLSIGAGLVILAYGSVNLQRDVPVQDQQGNTGHVELDGKAENKIGYNAGIYYKPSDKLSIGASYRSQIDAHVKTSNGDVSFSNIPSSLSSRFAAKHFDVTLPLPATASLGVGVRPTEKLTIGLDANYVFWSKYKSLNFTFDGPVGGVTTSNSRREYKDAVTLRLGGQYQLTSGLTVRAGSAYDFSPVKDGFVTPETPDAARLALTLGASYKFGEHFGLDISSQFVNLKKRSQTQAELAANGTTDRVAGTYKTKIVIPGIGLNYNF, from the coding sequence ATGAATCTCAAACATCTACTCCTAGCGGGTAGCGCGTTGCTTACGAGCACAGCTGCTTCCGCAGGTGGCTTTCAGGTAACACTGGCAGGCCAAAAGAACAATGGCATGGGCGGTGTTGGTGTTGGCTTGTCGCTCGACCAAGCGGCCATGTTCTACAATCCTGGTGCGCTGGCTAGAGTCCGCGAGCGTGGCGTGCAAGTAGGCGTGAATGCAACTATGGCCCGCTCGGCCTTTCGAGCGGAATACGGTGGCACGCAGCGTGAGCTGCGCAACAGCACCGTTACGCCCTTCAACCTATACGCCAGCTTTGGTCCGGCGGAAGGCAAATTCCGGGCAGGCATTGCCGTGTACACCCCTTTCGGCAGCAAGCTGCAATACGCCGACGGCTGGGAAGGTCGCTACTCGCTGACGGACATCACCTTGGAGTCTGTCTTTATTCAGCCAACAGCTAGCTATGCCATCACGGATAAGCTCAGCATCGGGGCGGGACTGGTAATCCTAGCGTACGGCTCGGTCAACTTGCAGCGCGACGTACCGGTGCAGGATCAGCAGGGCAACACCGGCCACGTGGAGCTGGATGGCAAGGCTGAGAACAAGATTGGCTACAACGCCGGCATCTACTACAAGCCATCCGACAAGCTCAGCATCGGGGCTAGCTACCGCTCGCAGATCGACGCGCATGTGAAGACCAGCAACGGCGACGTGTCGTTCTCTAATATTCCGTCTTCACTCAGCTCACGCTTCGCGGCCAAGCACTTTGACGTAACGTTGCCATTGCCGGCCACGGCGAGCCTAGGTGTCGGTGTGAGGCCTACGGAGAAGCTCACCATTGGCCTGGATGCCAACTACGTATTCTGGAGCAAGTACAAGTCCCTGAACTTCACTTTCGACGGTCCGGTGGGTGGCGTTACGACGAGCAACTCCCGCCGCGAGTACAAGGACGCCGTGACGCTGCGCCTGGGAGGGCAATACCAGCTGACCAGCGGCCTGACGGTGCGTGCCGGTAGCGCGTATGACTTCTCGCCGGTAAAAGACGGCTTCGTGACGCCCGAAACGCCCGACGCCGCCCGCCTTGCGCTTACCCTAGGGGCTTCCTATAAGTTCGGAGAGCATTTCGGCCTAGATATCTCTAGCCAGTTTGTTAACTTAAAAAAGCGCAGCCAGACCCAGGCTGAACTTGCCGCCAATGGCACGACCGACCGCGTAGCCGGCACCTACAAGACCAAGATCGTTATTCCCGGTATTGGCTTGAATTATAATTTCTAA
- a CDS encoding cyanophycinase: MSHSSTLARGTLVALGGGDDDEMLAMLADMVPNPATTQIEIVTTAAPEPGRSGKAYVNAFQELGCERVHHLRIDERHPADTPAHLARLQQAGLVFFTGGDQERITECWDKTQAQAILIERHRQDEHFIVAGTSAGAAVIPSCMIVEGHGARSLTKGGLRTTNGLGLMPEMYIDQHFAERGRFNRLAHAVLQHPVRLGLGLGQETGVIIRHGHEAEVFGDGVVIVVDGSHLRGSNIGRIGRGEPVSGQDLRVHLLVSGQRFDLRSRQVQSDEQ, translated from the coding sequence ATGTCTCACTCGTCTACTCTTGCGCGCGGAACGCTTGTTGCCCTTGGGGGCGGCGACGATGATGAAATGCTGGCCATGTTGGCTGATATGGTACCCAACCCAGCCACAACCCAGATTGAAATCGTGACGACCGCGGCCCCCGAGCCAGGTCGCTCCGGGAAGGCTTACGTGAATGCCTTTCAGGAGCTAGGTTGCGAGCGAGTGCATCATCTGCGCATCGATGAGCGCCATCCGGCTGATACGCCGGCGCACTTAGCACGGCTTCAGCAGGCTGGTCTCGTCTTCTTCACGGGCGGCGACCAGGAGCGCATCACCGAATGTTGGGACAAAACCCAAGCCCAGGCCATTCTGATTGAGCGGCACCGCCAAGATGAGCACTTCATCGTAGCGGGTACCAGCGCTGGGGCCGCCGTCATACCGAGCTGCATGATTGTGGAAGGCCACGGTGCCCGTTCCCTCACCAAAGGCGGCCTGCGCACGACCAACGGGCTAGGGCTGATGCCAGAAATGTACATCGATCAGCATTTTGCTGAGCGCGGCAGGTTCAACCGTCTGGCGCATGCGGTGTTGCAGCACCCGGTTCGCCTAGGGTTAGGGCTAGGTCAGGAAACTGGGGTCATTATCCGGCACGGACATGAGGCAGAGGTATTTGGCGACGGCGTGGTGATAGTGGTCGACGGAAGCCATCTGCGAGGAAGTAACATTGGGCGCATTGGGCGCGGCGAACCGGTTTCGGGCCAAGATTTGCGCGTTCACTTGCTAGTGAGCGGCCAGCGCTTCGATTTGCGTAGTCGTCAAGTGCAAAGCGATGAACAATAA
- the mgtE gene encoding magnesium transporter has protein sequence MNQQPTIEHITSLIQEGEFFKLKDILKEFEPAELVALIEEEDEREQLIIFRLLPLRIATEVFEYLSLDTQRLFITNLSQEKITDILNEMSPDDRTALLEFLPEDFVKEIIQTLSEPERKVTLELLGYPESSVGRLMTPDYIAIRENWTVQQVLDYIRRHGGQSETLNVLYVTDERGGLIDDLAIQEILLADPQKYVSELMDRRYVYLQTMQDQEEAIEVFRRNNRVALPVVGSEGVLFGIVTIDDILDIREEEDTEDIQKLGGSEALDEPYLDTPIWSMVKKRAGWLVILLIGEMLTTSAMHHFEDDLQRAAVLGLFIPLIISAGGNAGSQATSLIIRAMSLGEFSLSDWWQVMRRELISGLLLGGILGIVGSLRIVLWANYIDPGYFGPYWALIAVTVGFSLLGIVLWGALSGAMLPMILKRLGLDPATSSAPFVATLVDVTGLIIYFSVATMVLRGTLL, from the coding sequence ATGAATCAGCAACCGACTATCGAACACATCACGTCCCTGATTCAGGAGGGCGAGTTTTTTAAGCTCAAGGACATTCTCAAAGAATTTGAACCGGCCGAGCTAGTTGCGCTGATTGAGGAAGAAGATGAGCGCGAGCAGCTCATTATTTTCCGGCTCTTGCCATTGCGCATTGCCACCGAGGTTTTTGAGTATCTAAGCTTGGATACCCAGCGGCTGTTCATCACCAACTTGTCGCAGGAGAAAATCACGGACATCCTCAACGAGATGTCGCCTGACGACCGAACGGCGCTACTCGAGTTTTTGCCCGAGGACTTCGTAAAAGAAATTATCCAGACCCTTTCCGAACCCGAGCGGAAGGTGACGTTGGAGCTGCTAGGTTACCCCGAGTCGAGTGTGGGCCGCCTGATGACGCCCGACTACATTGCCATCCGGGAAAACTGGACGGTGCAGCAGGTGCTCGACTACATTCGGCGCCACGGTGGGCAGTCGGAGACGCTCAACGTGCTCTACGTCACCGACGAACGCGGGGGGCTCATTGATGACCTAGCTATTCAGGAGATCTTGCTCGCCGATCCGCAGAAGTACGTGAGCGAGCTGATGGACCGGCGCTACGTGTACCTGCAAACCATGCAGGACCAAGAAGAAGCTATTGAGGTGTTTCGCCGCAATAATCGGGTTGCCTTACCCGTGGTGGGCAGCGAAGGCGTGCTGTTCGGCATTGTCACCATCGACGATATCCTGGATATTCGGGAAGAAGAAGACACCGAGGACATTCAGAAGCTAGGTGGCTCGGAAGCGTTAGATGAGCCCTATCTTGACACGCCCATCTGGAGCATGGTCAAGAAGCGGGCAGGTTGGCTCGTGATTCTGCTCATTGGTGAGATGTTGACTACCTCGGCCATGCACCACTTCGAGGACGACTTGCAGCGAGCCGCCGTGCTCGGGCTATTTATTCCATTAATCATTTCAGCTGGCGGTAACGCCGGTTCGCAGGCTACCTCACTCATTATCCGGGCGATGAGCTTAGGCGAGTTTTCGCTTTCGGACTGGTGGCAAGTGATGCGGCGGGAGTTGATTTCAGGTCTGCTACTGGGCGGCATCCTAGGTATCGTGGGTTCGCTACGTATTGTCTTGTGGGCCAATTACATTGACCCTGGCTATTTTGGTCCTTATTGGGCTCTGATTGCTGTAACAGTAGGCTTCTCATTGCTAGGTATTGTGCTGTGGGGGGCGCTATCGGGAGCTATGCTGCCGATGATCCTCAAGCGCCTCGGCCTCGACCCGGCCACATCTTCAGCCCCTTTTGTCGCCACACTTGTGGACGTGACCGGACTGATTATTTATTTTTCGGTGGCTACCATGGTGCTACGGGGTACGCTCCTGTAG
- a CDS encoding DUF4142 domain-containing protein — MNQLHDATPRRAFLTNSVKGSLALGVGLSTLASLLQSFTFKEEENGLLVQGAGAITTEAQFRAAVAPLSQMSLMSSQVATTQATNKYAKQFAGFELAEMTGMMSILKDMGTTPPPMDAKSQAMLDQLKAAKGAAFDKAYIAAQIQTHQQLNTLTSGYLASAAPSTSNMMEKHGRHIATLASVAIKEHIAITQQIASVLGS; from the coding sequence ATGAATCAGCTACACGACGCTACGCCACGGCGGGCATTTCTGACAAATTCGGTGAAGGGCAGCTTAGCGCTTGGCGTTGGCCTATCGACCCTAGCCTCGCTCCTGCAATCTTTTACATTTAAGGAAGAAGAGAACGGCCTGCTCGTGCAAGGAGCCGGCGCCATTACTACGGAGGCGCAGTTTCGAGCGGCTGTCGCACCACTTTCGCAAATGTCGTTGATGAGTAGCCAAGTCGCTACCACCCAGGCCACGAACAAATATGCGAAGCAGTTCGCCGGCTTTGAGCTAGCCGAAATGACGGGCATGATGAGCATCCTGAAAGACATGGGCACTACGCCTCCACCCATGGACGCCAAGTCGCAGGCCATGCTTGACCAACTCAAAGCTGCTAAAGGTGCCGCCTTCGACAAAGCCTACATTGCCGCGCAAATCCAAACGCACCAGCAACTGAACACTCTCACGAGCGGCTACTTGGCCAGCGCCGCGCCTAGCACCAGCAACATGATGGAAAAGCACGGTCGTCACATTGCCACGTTAGCTTCTGTTGCCATCAAAGAACACATCGCTATTACGCAGCAGATAGCGAGCGTGCTCGGTAGCTAG
- the arfB gene encoding alternative ribosome rescue aminoacyl-tRNA hydrolase ArfB has product MLPSAADFLPELQFQTARSSGPGGQNVNKVESKVELRFHLASSQLLTEEQKEVLLTKLAKQLTSEGYLLITAQEDRSQLRNKEIVVQKFHDLLKRTLHKPKARKATKPSPGAVRERLQSKKKHSEKKSNRKWTDG; this is encoded by the coding sequence ATGCTTCCCTCTGCTGCTGATTTCTTGCCCGAGCTTCAATTTCAAACCGCCCGCAGTAGTGGGCCTGGTGGGCAGAATGTGAACAAAGTTGAGTCGAAAGTGGAGTTGCGCTTCCACCTAGCTAGCTCGCAGCTACTCACGGAGGAGCAAAAAGAAGTTCTGCTGACGAAGCTAGCCAAGCAGCTTACGAGTGAAGGCTACTTGCTCATAACTGCCCAAGAAGACCGTAGCCAGCTGCGCAACAAGGAAATAGTAGTGCAAAAATTCCATGACTTGCTGAAGCGAACCTTACACAAGCCCAAAGCCCGTAAAGCTACCAAACCTAGCCCTGGAGCCGTGCGTGAGCGGCTGCAATCCAAGAAAAAGCACAGCGAGAAGAAGTCGAACCGGAAGTGGACAGATGGTTAA
- a CDS encoding head GIN domain-containing protein has protein sequence MKTLRLLLLAILPALLILSSFRSDRLASREVRQVSAFAELKLAGSPKVVLRQGSPQKVELEGDPADLARVETIVNNGQLRIGIKNNDGRNSGDSDGGLLGRVLNSSNNVNIGPITVYVTMPEIKALSVSGSGSIKAADAIKANTLDLAVSGSGNLSLAQVQSTAVTSAVSGSGSITVVGAAPRHDVRISGSGNVQSADLRAEASKVSISGSGNCRVNATKTLDARIAGSGSIYVSGNPQINSSIAGSGRVHRS, from the coding sequence ATGAAAACACTACGTCTCCTGCTACTGGCCATCTTGCCAGCGCTACTCATCCTTTCCTCCTTCCGCTCCGACCGGCTTGCGTCGCGCGAGGTGCGGCAAGTAAGTGCTTTCGCGGAACTCAAACTCGCGGGCTCGCCCAAAGTAGTGCTACGCCAAGGCAGCCCGCAGAAAGTGGAACTGGAAGGCGACCCTGCCGACCTAGCTCGCGTGGAAACCATCGTGAACAATGGTCAACTGCGCATCGGCATCAAAAACAACGACGGTCGCAACTCCGGCGACTCCGATGGTGGCCTACTCGGCCGAGTACTCAACAGCTCCAACAATGTGAATATAGGCCCCATTACCGTCTACGTGACCATGCCTGAGATTAAGGCATTGAGCGTCAGCGGCTCGGGTAGCATCAAAGCGGCAGACGCTATCAAGGCGAATACGCTAGACCTAGCCGTGAGCGGCTCCGGCAACTTGAGCTTGGCGCAGGTGCAAAGCACTGCCGTTACGTCGGCCGTGTCAGGCTCGGGCTCTATCACCGTAGTAGGTGCCGCCCCGCGCCACGACGTGCGGATTAGCGGCTCGGGTAACGTACAATCGGCCGATTTGCGCGCTGAGGCCAGTAAGGTATCGATTAGCGGCTCAGGCAACTGCCGGGTGAATGCCACCAAAACCCTCGACGCTCGCATTGCCGGCTCGGGAAGCATCTACGTTAGCGGCAACCCACAAATCAACAGCTCCATTGCCGGTAGCGGCCGAGTACATCGGAGCTAG